The following are encoded in a window of Staphylospora marina genomic DNA:
- a CDS encoding peptide ABC transporter substrate-binding protein: MKSKRWKFGLGIAVSLSLLVSGCNLFQGGGSSRSAGLAENQVLKMAETTELITLDSAKVADMSSFNILNNVMEGLMRSGKGKQPEYGIATEYKVSPDKKQYTFTLREDAEWSDGKPVTAHDFEYAWKRALDPNTASEYAYILYMIKNAEKYNNGKAKASDVGVRALDDKTLEVTLERPSLNFLSVITLPQFMPQRKDIVEKYKNEYGTKVDKVVYNGPFTLTSWSPSKLVLVKNANYWEANSVTLEKVEIHIVKDPATSMNLYTANEVDISPLSSALAEAFKKSSEFNAVENSSTFYILFNHEKSIFKNEKIRKAISLAIDRDEFEKLTSDGSKGAGSLVPTSIKGRGGESFRVVGEVVRHDTDKARQLLQEGLSELGLSKPPSTIEMITFDTSPRKEVAINIKEQLRTKLGLNIQLNAQPGKIRLDRVKSGDFQMAMYGWGADYDDPMTFFDIWMSDNGMNHGKFKNAEYDALVKKAMTTTNSEEYVKSLVEAEKILVGTDARGKAAMAPLFYGAKAFMEKPYVKDLYRHSAGAEYSLKWAYIAKQN, encoded by the coding sequence TTGAAATCCAAAAGATGGAAGTTCGGGTTGGGCATTGCCGTCTCTTTGTCCCTGCTCGTCAGCGGGTGCAATCTGTTCCAGGGCGGAGGTTCATCGCGGAGCGCGGGGCTCGCGGAAAACCAGGTGTTGAAAATGGCCGAAACCACGGAACTGATCACCCTTGACAGTGCCAAAGTGGCGGACATGTCCTCGTTCAACATCCTGAACAACGTGATGGAAGGGTTGATGCGTTCCGGCAAAGGAAAACAGCCGGAATACGGCATCGCCACCGAGTACAAGGTCAGCCCTGACAAAAAGCAATATACGTTCACGCTGCGGGAAGACGCCGAATGGAGTGACGGAAAACCGGTCACCGCCCACGATTTCGAGTATGCGTGGAAACGGGCGCTTGATCCGAATACCGCATCCGAGTACGCGTACATCCTGTACATGATCAAAAATGCCGAGAAATACAACAACGGCAAAGCGAAAGCTTCCGACGTCGGTGTCCGGGCATTGGATGACAAGACGCTGGAAGTGACGTTGGAGCGTCCCTCGCTCAACTTCCTTTCCGTCATCACTTTGCCGCAATTCATGCCGCAGCGCAAGGACATCGTGGAAAAATACAAAAACGAATACGGAACCAAAGTGGACAAGGTCGTCTACAACGGCCCGTTCACGTTGACCAGCTGGTCCCCGAGCAAACTGGTGCTGGTCAAAAACGCCAATTATTGGGAAGCCAACAGCGTTACTCTGGAAAAAGTGGAAATCCACATCGTGAAGGATCCGGCCACCTCGATGAACTTGTACACGGCCAACGAGGTGGACATTTCCCCGCTGAGCTCCGCGTTGGCGGAAGCGTTCAAGAAAAGCAGTGAATTCAACGCGGTTGAAAACTCTTCCACGTTCTATATTCTGTTCAACCACGAAAAGTCGATCTTCAAGAACGAAAAGATCCGCAAGGCGATCAGTCTGGCGATCGACAGGGACGAGTTTGAAAAGCTCACCAGTGACGGCTCCAAAGGTGCCGGTTCACTTGTTCCCACTTCCATCAAAGGGCGTGGCGGGGAATCATTCCGCGTCGTCGGAGAAGTGGTGCGTCACGATACGGACAAAGCCCGTCAGCTCTTGCAGGAAGGGCTCAGCGAACTGGGGCTGAGCAAACCCCCGTCCACGATCGAAATGATCACGTTTGACACGTCTCCCCGGAAAGAAGTGGCCATTAACATCAAGGAGCAACTTCGCACCAAACTGGGCCTGAACATTCAGCTGAACGCCCAGCCCGGCAAGATCCGTCTCGACCGGGTGAAGAGCGGAGACTTCCAGATGGCCATGTACGGTTGGGGAGCGGACTACGACGATCCGATGACGTTCTTCGACATCTGGATGTCCGACAATGGCATGAACCACGGAAAATTCAAGAACGCCGAGTATGATGCGCTGGTGAAAAAAGCCATGACCACGACGAACTCCGAAGAGTACGTCAAGTCGCTCGTCGAGGCCGAAAAAATTCTCGTCGGCACCGATGCCCGCGGCAAAGCCGCCATGGCTCCGCTCTTCTACGGTGCCAAAGCATTCATGGAGAAGCCGTATGTCAAGGATCTGTACCGTCACAGCGCCGGTGCGGAATACAGCCTGAAGTGGGCGTACATCGCCAAACAAAATTAA
- a CDS encoding peptide ABC transporter substrate-binding protein yields MSKRIATFLAMILAFALALTACVPGGDNQSSGTGEQVLTLTETAEPPSLDSAKSTDTVSFSILNNVMEGLYRINKDDQLEPGMADGEPQISDDKLTWTIKLKDAKWSDGKPVTAHDFEYAWKRALDPNTASEYAYILYPILNAEEFNTGKAKAEDVGVKALDDKTLEVKLKAPIPYFKDLLAFPTYMPQRKDIVEQHGDKYALEASTLVYNGPFVLSEWKHEQSFTYKKNENYWDKDTVKLTQVNVNIVKDGATGINLYETGKVDYTGVPAEMVDKYKSNPDLFTIYESTVFYLEMNQKKPFFQNKKVRQAFLMGIDRKTLTDNILKNGSVPAEGLVPGDIKANDQQKFRELSKISIEFNKDKAKQLLQEGLKELNMSAPPKVEILTGDTTGAKKDAEYFKEQLRVNLGVEATITSVPFKERLARSKDGRFDLHYGGWGADYNDPMTYIDVFLSNSAYNRGQWSNAEYDALVNKSKTNANFEERLQDLIKAEKILIDDAGVLPLYFRSRLGLKKPYIKDWKWHVIGPEYTLKWTYVEGK; encoded by the coding sequence ATGAGCAAGCGGATCGCTACTTTCCTTGCAATGATCCTCGCATTTGCGCTCGCTCTTACTGCTTGCGTGCCGGGCGGCGACAATCAAAGCAGCGGCACGGGCGAACAAGTGCTGACGCTGACCGAGACCGCCGAGCCGCCGAGCTTGGACAGCGCCAAGTCCACCGACACGGTCTCCTTCTCCATCCTGAACAACGTGATGGAAGGTTTGTACCGGATCAACAAGGATGATCAGCTTGAGCCGGGCATGGCTGACGGCGAACCCCAAATCAGCGACGACAAGCTGACCTGGACCATCAAGCTGAAAGACGCAAAATGGAGCGACGGTAAACCCGTCACCGCCCATGATTTCGAGTATGCGTGGAAACGCGCCCTTGATCCGAATACCGCTTCTGAATACGCTTACATCCTGTATCCGATTCTGAACGCGGAAGAGTTCAACACCGGCAAAGCCAAAGCGGAAGATGTCGGTGTGAAAGCGCTGGACGACAAAACCCTGGAAGTCAAACTGAAGGCTCCGATCCCGTACTTCAAAGATCTGCTGGCCTTCCCGACCTACATGCCCCAGCGCAAGGACATCGTCGAACAACACGGCGACAAGTACGCGCTGGAAGCCTCGACCTTGGTCTACAACGGTCCGTTCGTGCTGAGCGAATGGAAGCATGAGCAAAGCTTCACCTACAAGAAAAACGAAAATTACTGGGACAAAGACACCGTCAAGCTGACCCAGGTGAACGTCAACATCGTGAAAGACGGAGCCACCGGCATCAACCTGTATGAGACGGGCAAAGTCGATTACACCGGTGTTCCGGCCGAAATGGTGGACAAATACAAGTCCAACCCTGATCTGTTCACGATTTATGAGTCCACGGTATTCTATCTGGAAATGAACCAGAAGAAGCCGTTCTTCCAAAACAAGAAAGTGCGTCAAGCCTTCTTGATGGGGATTGACCGCAAAACCCTGACCGACAACATTCTGAAAAACGGCTCCGTTCCGGCGGAAGGTCTCGTCCCCGGTGACATCAAGGCCAATGATCAGCAGAAGTTCCGCGAGCTGAGCAAAATCAGCATCGAATTCAACAAGGACAAAGCGAAGCAGCTGCTGCAGGAAGGTCTGAAAGAGCTGAACATGAGCGCTCCGCCGAAAGTGGAGATCCTGACCGGTGACACCACCGGGGCCAAGAAAGACGCCGAGTACTTCAAAGAACAACTGCGCGTCAACCTGGGCGTGGAAGCCACCATCACCTCCGTTCCGTTCAAAGAGCGTCTGGCTCGCTCCAAAGATGGTCGCTTTGACCTGCACTACGGCGGTTGGGGTGCGGACTACAACGACCCGATGACCTACATCGACGTGTTCCTGTCCAACTCCGCTTACAACCGTGGTCAATGGTCCAACGCTGAGTACGATGCGCTGGTGAACAAATCCAAAACCAACGCAAACTTCGAAGAGCGTCTGCAAGACCTGATCAAGGCGGAAAAAATCCTGATCGACGATGCCGGTGTGCTGCCGCTGTACTTCCGCAGCCGTCTGGGGCTGAAGAAACCGTACATCAAAGACTGGAAATGGCACGTCATCGGACCGGAATACACCCTGAAATGGACTTACGTGGAAGGCAAATGA
- a CDS encoding ABC transporter permease: MFRYVMTRLGYSIVTLWAIVTVTFFLMHMLPGSPLKNEEKIPEQIREQILEQYGLKDPLPVQYVKFLGSLVQGDLGKSMTMDGRAVTELISETFPVSAFVGSQAVIFGTVIGLLLGVIAGIKKGSWMDDVSTAVAVFGVSIPSFVLAGLLAYWVGVKWGILPPALWTSYESSILPSFALSVFVIAQISRYIRTEMVEVMEADYIRTAKAKGLSRRQVIYGHALRNALIPAVTVLGPLLVNIITGSLVIEQIFALPGLGGYFIRSIQTNDYTMIMGTTIFFSVLFISMVLLVDILYGIIDPRIRLAEAKE; the protein is encoded by the coding sequence GTGTTCAGGTACGTGATGACGCGTCTCGGATATTCGATCGTCACCCTTTGGGCGATCGTGACCGTCACCTTTTTCTTGATGCATATGCTTCCGGGATCTCCGCTCAAAAACGAGGAAAAGATTCCGGAACAGATCAGGGAGCAGATTTTGGAACAGTATGGTCTGAAAGACCCGCTTCCGGTTCAATACGTCAAATTTCTCGGAAGCCTGGTTCAGGGGGACCTCGGGAAATCCATGACCATGGACGGACGTGCGGTGACCGAGCTGATCTCTGAAACCTTCCCCGTTTCCGCATTTGTCGGCAGTCAGGCCGTCATTTTCGGAACCGTGATCGGACTCCTCCTCGGAGTGATCGCCGGGATCAAAAAAGGAAGTTGGATGGATGACGTCTCCACCGCCGTCGCGGTCTTTGGTGTCTCCATTCCGAGCTTTGTGTTGGCCGGACTTCTTGCCTACTGGGTGGGCGTCAAGTGGGGCATCCTGCCGCCGGCGCTCTGGACATCGTATGAATCTTCGATTTTGCCTTCCTTTGCGTTGTCCGTGTTTGTCATTGCGCAGATTTCCCGCTACATCCGTACGGAAATGGTGGAAGTGATGGAAGCGGACTACATCCGCACGGCCAAAGCGAAAGGGCTGAGCCGTCGTCAGGTGATTTACGGTCATGCTCTTCGGAATGCCCTGATTCCGGCCGTCACCGTCCTCGGGCCACTGTTGGTCAATATCATCACCGGCTCGCTGGTCATTGAGCAAATCTTTGCGCTGCCGGGTCTGGGTGGGTACTTCATCCGATCCATCCAAACCAATGATTACACGATGATCATGGGAACCACCATTTTCTTCAGCGTTTTGTTCATCAGCATGGTGCTCCTGGTGGACATCCTGTATGGTATCATCGACCCGAGAATCCGGCTTGCCGAGGCAAAGGAGTGA
- a CDS encoding ABC transporter permease, which produces MNTTPKLSPDMFEPARIDAGAKDRLSTKRVGYWQDVRRRFMSNTGAVIGLILLLLIAFLAIFGPLANGYDWESQNISIQNQEFLDDHWFGTDTFGRDLWQRTWYGAKISLLIAFLAAFIDLVIGVTYGGISGYFGGRVDNIMQRILEVIYSIPNLIIIILMLLVFEPGIVPIALALSITGWTGMARIVRAQILKLKSQEYVLAARTLGASHSRILIKHLIPNVVGPIIVAITFTIPGAIFFEAFLSYIGLGLRPPEASLGVLVSEGHTYMRVYPYQLFWPALVLSMIMLAFNMLGNGLRDALDPRMRK; this is translated from the coding sequence ATGAACACCACACCCAAACTGAGCCCCGACATGTTTGAGCCGGCCCGGATCGATGCCGGAGCCAAAGATCGTCTCTCGACAAAGAGGGTCGGTTACTGGCAAGATGTCAGACGCCGTTTCATGAGCAACACGGGGGCCGTCATCGGACTCATCCTGCTTCTTCTCATCGCTTTCCTTGCCATTTTCGGCCCGCTGGCGAACGGGTACGATTGGGAAAGCCAAAACATCTCGATTCAAAACCAGGAATTCCTGGATGATCACTGGTTCGGTACCGACACCTTCGGACGGGACCTGTGGCAGCGCACCTGGTACGGAGCCAAAATTTCGCTGCTGATCGCATTCCTGGCTGCATTCATCGATTTGGTGATCGGTGTGACGTACGGAGGCATTTCCGGTTACTTCGGCGGCCGGGTGGACAACATCATGCAGCGCATTCTGGAAGTGATTTATTCCATTCCCAACCTGATCATCATCATCCTGATGCTTCTGGTGTTTGAACCCGGAATCGTCCCGATCGCCCTGGCCTTGTCGATCACCGGATGGACGGGGATGGCCCGGATCGTCCGTGCCCAGATCCTGAAACTGAAATCGCAGGAATACGTGCTGGCGGCGCGTACGCTGGGTGCCAGCCACTCCCGCATTCTGATCAAACACCTGATTCCCAACGTGGTGGGCCCGATCATCGTCGCGATCACCTTCACCATCCCGGGAGCCATCTTTTTCGAGGCGTTTCTCAGCTACATCGGTCTCGGACTTCGTCCTCCGGAAGCCAGCCTCGGCGTGCTGGTGAGCGAAGGGCATACGTACATGCGGGTATATCCGTACCAGCTTTTCTGGCCTGCACTGGTGCTCAGCATGATCATGTTGGCCTTCAACATGCTGGGGAACGGTCTCAGAGACGCACTCGATCCGAGAATGCGCAAATAG
- a CDS encoding ABC transporter ATP-binding protein, whose amino-acid sequence MSKVLEVRDLHVSFETFNGEVKAVRGVSFHVNKGETVAIVGESGCGKSVTSQTIMRLIPNPPGIIKQGEIIFEGKDLTKLPEKQMERIRGAEIAMIFQDPMTSLNPTMTVGKQIMEGLMKHQKMSSEQAKKRAIEMLRLVGIPSPESRFGQYPHQFSGGMRQRAMIAIALACQPKLLIADEPTTALDVTIQAQIIDLMKDLQEKTDSSIILITHDLGVVADIADRVVVMYAGKVIESGLLDEVFYNPRHPYTWGLLGSMPRLDLSSDQELTPIPGAPPNLLNPPKGCPFAARCKHAMKICTEQMPDTTQVSETHQVACWLEHPMAPKVDPPAAAAGGK is encoded by the coding sequence ATGAGCAAAGTTTTGGAAGTGCGTGACCTGCATGTATCGTTTGAAACATTCAACGGTGAAGTGAAAGCGGTGCGCGGAGTCTCCTTTCACGTGAACAAGGGAGAAACCGTGGCCATCGTGGGAGAATCGGGATGCGGCAAAAGCGTGACGTCGCAGACGATCATGCGCCTGATTCCCAACCCGCCCGGCATCATCAAACAAGGTGAAATCATCTTTGAAGGAAAAGATTTGACCAAGCTGCCCGAAAAGCAGATGGAAAGAATCCGCGGTGCGGAAATCGCCATGATCTTCCAGGATCCGATGACTTCCCTGAACCCGACGATGACGGTCGGCAAACAGATCATGGAAGGGCTCATGAAACACCAGAAAATGAGCTCCGAACAGGCCAAGAAACGCGCCATCGAGATGCTGCGCCTTGTCGGCATTCCCAGCCCGGAGTCCCGGTTCGGTCAATATCCTCACCAGTTCTCCGGCGGCATGCGGCAGCGGGCGATGATCGCCATCGCATTGGCATGTCAACCGAAACTGCTGATTGCCGACGAGCCGACCACGGCGCTCGACGTGACCATTCAGGCGCAAATCATTGATTTGATGAAAGATCTGCAGGAAAAGACCGACTCCTCCATCATCCTGATCACCCACGATCTCGGGGTGGTGGCGGACATCGCCGACCGCGTCGTGGTCATGTATGCGGGCAAAGTGATCGAAAGCGGTCTCTTGGACGAGGTGTTCTACAACCCGCGCCATCCGTATACTTGGGGTCTGTTGGGATCCATGCCGCGTCTGGACCTGTCCAGCGATCAGGAACTGACGCCGATTCCGGGCGCACCGCCCAACTTGCTCAACCCTCCGAAAGGTTGTCCGTTCGCGGCGCGCTGCAAGCACGCCATGAAGATCTGCACGGAACAAATGCCGGACACCACCCAGGTTTCCGAAACACATCAGGTGGCCTGCTGGCTGGAGCACCCCATGGCTCCGAAAGTGGATCCGCCGGCCGCCGCGGCAGGAGGGAAATGA
- a CDS encoding ABC transporter ATP-binding protein, whose product MSQQTENIKANVNQQDREVILEVTNLKKHFHLGKNQVVQAVDGVTFSVYRGETLGLVGESGCGKSTVGRTLIGLYSPTGGTVKFKGKDITGLKGADRKKFNREMQMIFQDPYASLNPRMNVLDIIAEGIDIHGLASGDERRRRVIELLETVGLNEEHADRFPHEFSGGQRQRIGIARALAVEPDFIIADEPISALDVSIQAQVVNLMKKLQKERGLTYLFIAHDLSMVKYISDRVGVMYLGNLVELADSDELYEHPLHPYTEALLSAVPIPDPETARTRERIILEGDVPSPINPPSGCRFRTRCPKAMDICAKVVPTWEEVRPNHWVACHLYNEEK is encoded by the coding sequence ATGAGCCAGCAAACGGAAAACATCAAGGCGAATGTGAACCAACAAGACCGGGAAGTCATTCTTGAAGTGACCAATCTGAAGAAGCATTTCCATCTGGGCAAAAACCAGGTGGTGCAAGCAGTGGACGGTGTCACGTTCTCCGTTTACCGTGGGGAAACCCTGGGGCTCGTGGGTGAGTCCGGATGCGGAAAGTCCACGGTCGGCCGGACCCTGATCGGCCTGTACAGCCCGACCGGCGGCACCGTCAAATTCAAGGGGAAGGACATCACCGGGCTCAAGGGCGCCGACAGGAAGAAATTCAACCGCGAAATGCAGATGATCTTCCAGGATCCGTACGCATCGCTCAACCCGCGGATGAACGTGCTGGACATCATCGCGGAAGGCATTGACATTCATGGTCTGGCATCGGGGGATGAGCGTCGGAGACGTGTGATCGAACTGTTGGAGACGGTGGGTCTGAACGAAGAGCATGCCGATCGTTTCCCGCACGAATTCAGTGGCGGTCAGCGTCAACGGATCGGAATTGCCCGGGCACTGGCCGTGGAACCGGACTTCATCATCGCCGACGAGCCGATTTCCGCCCTGGACGTGTCCATCCAGGCACAGGTCGTCAATCTGATGAAAAAGCTTCAGAAAGAACGGGGCCTCACCTACCTGTTCATCGCGCATGACCTGTCGATGGTGAAGTACATCTCCGACCGCGTGGGTGTGATGTACCTGGGCAACCTGGTGGAGTTGGCCGACAGCGACGAGCTGTACGAGCATCCTCTTCATCCTTACACCGAAGCCCTGCTCTCCGCCGTGCCGATTCCGGACCCGGAAACGGCAAGAACGCGCGAGCGCATCATCTTGGAAGGGGATGTGCCCAGCCCGATCAACCCGCCCAGCGGTTGCCGCTTCCGCACCCGTTGTCCGAAAGCGATGGACATCTGCGCGAAAGTGGTGCCGACCTGGGAGGAAGTGCGCCCGAATCACTGGGTGGC